The Streptomyces sp. NBC_00576 genome contains the following window.
CAAGTACGGCGTGTACGTGAAGGGCTGGGTGCCGGACTACCCCGACGCCGACAACTTCACCGCCCCCTTCTTCGGCCAGGGCAACGTCCTCGGCAACAACTACACCAACGACACCATCACCGACACCCTCATCCCCGGCACGGCCGCCCAGAGCGACCGCGCCGCGACCGACGCGGACTTCGCCGAGCTCCAGGACATCGTCGCCAAGGAGGTCCCCCTCCTCCCCGTCTGGCAGGCCAAGCAGTACGCCGTCGCCCGCGAGAACGTCTACGGCCTGGAGAACTGCCTCGACGCCTCGACCGTCTTCCGCTTCTGGGAGATCAGCAAGGGCTGAGCCCGGCCGCACACGAACGAGGGCGCCCTTTCCGTTCCCGGAAGGGGCGCCCTCGCCGTCGTACACACAAGTCCGCCGTACGCACGTCCGGTTACTGTGCGCCGGGACGCACCAGCCCGCTCTCGTACGCGTACACCGCGGCCTGGACCCGGTCACGCAGTCCCAGCTTGGTCAGGACGTGTCCGACATGCGTCTTGACCGTCGTCTCGCTGACGAACAGATCAGCGGCGATCTCCGCGTTGGACAACCCCCGCGACACCAGCTTCAGCACCTCGACCTCACGCTCGGTCAGCGTGTGCAGCGTGTCCGGCACCGGCTCGTCACCCGACGGCAGATGCCCCGCGTACTTGTCGAGAAGCCGGCGCGTGATGCTCGGCGCGAGCATCGCCTCACCCGCCGCCACGACGCGGATCGCCTGCACCAGCTCGTTCGCCGGCGCATCCTTCAGCAGGAAGCCACTGGCACCTGCCCGCAGTGCCTCCACCACGTACTCGTCGAGATCGAAGGTCGTCAGCACCAGCACCTTCGCCGGCCCGTCCCGCCCGGGCCCGGTGATCTGCCGGGTTGCCTCCACCCCGTCCATCCGCGGCATACGGATGTCCATCAGAACCACATCGGGCTGCAGGGCCCGCACCTGGTCGATCGCCTGAAGACCGTCTCCGGCCTCGCCGACGACCGCAAGATCCTGCTCGGCCTCCAGAATCATCCGGAACCCGGTACGCAACAGGGGCTGGTCGTCAACAAGCAGGACGCGGATGGCCACGTAAACTCCTTCGCTAGTCCGCCCATTCTGCCCTGCGGGGGCGTAGCCCTCCGCAGGGGGCGCGGGGCTGTGTCGATCTGCGGCTACGCCCCGGGGCGCGACCAGCCCCCACCGGCCCGCAGATCCATCACTCCCCAACCGGCGGAGCCACCCGCACAGGCAACGGATAAGGCGGGGGAGTGCCCCCGAACTCCGGACACACCGCCTGGTGATCGCACCAACCGCACAGTTTCGTCGGCCGGGGCCGCCACACCCCCGTCTCCGTCGCCTCCCGGATCGCCTCCCACAACGCCAGCAGCTTCCGCTCCACCCGCTCCAGATCGGCCAGAACCGGGTCGTACGTCAGCACATCCCCACTGCCGAGATACACCAGCTGAAGCCGCCGCGGCACCACGTTCTTCAACCGCCACACGACCAGCGCGTAGAACTTCATCTGGAACAGCGCGCCCTCGGCATACTCCGGACGCGGCGCCTTCCCCGTCTTGTAGTCGACGATCCGCACCTCGCCCGTGGGCGCCACATCGACCCGGTCGATGATCCCGCGCAGCTTCAGCCCCGAGTCCAGCTCCGCCTCGACGAACAGCTCGCGCTCGGCCGGCTCCAGCCGCGTCGGATCCTCCAGCCCGAACCAGCGCTCCACCAGCTGCTCCGCCTCACCCAGCCACCGCGCCAGACGCTCCCCCTCCGGATCGTCCGCGAACAGCTCCACCACCTCTGGCCGCGACTCCCGCAGCCGATCCCACTGACCCGGGATCAACGACTTCGCCCGCGGTGGCGTCCGCTCCGCCGCCGGCGCGTCGAACAGTCGCTCGAGAACCGCGTGCACCAATGTGCCTCTCGTCGCCGCCTCACTCGGTTTCTCCGGCAACCGGTCGATCACCCGGAACCGGTACAGCAACGGACACTGCATGAAGTCACTGGCCCGCGAGGGCGACAGCGACGCCGGCGCGGAGGGCAGCACGACCGGAGAGACGGACTCGGCGGCGCCCTCGGTGCTCATTTCCATGACGACGACCATACGGCCCGCCACTGACAGTGACCCAGCCACAACCGCGGCCCGACCACAACAGCCCGGCGAACACAGGGGGTGCCGGGGCGGAACACGTTGCGACGGCCGCATACCATCGACCCGAGACCCTTCCGCCCCGGAGCGGAAAAGGGAGACGCATCCGACAAGGGGACACCGTGGACGAGAGCGGCGGGAGCGGACAGCCGCGCTCCGGCAACGACCAGTCGACCGACCGCCACAGCGGCAGTACGGCCCAGACCACCGACCCCGCACACCCCGAACCCACGACGGCGGACACCAAGCTCGCCCAGACCGAGAATCCGGCGGCGCGGGCCACGCGCGACGAGCAGGACGACAAGCACCCGGAAGCCGACAAACCGGCCGCCCCGGAACCCGCGAAACCGGCCGAGCCCACCCAACCGGACGCGCCCGCCGACACCCCCGGCAGCACCGGCGCCACCCCCCGCCTCGCCAAATCCCGGGCCCCCCGGAAACCCAAGGACCCCGGCGGCGGGCTCCTCATGGGACGCCCCTTCGGCGTACCCGTCTACGTCGCCCCCAGCTGGTTCCTCGTCGCCGCCCTGATCACCTGGGTCTTCGGTGGCCAGCTCGACCGCGTACTGCCCGAACTCGGCGCCATGCGCTACCTCGTCTCGCTCTTCTTCGCGGTCGCCTTCTACGCCTCCGTCCTCGTCCACGAACTCGCCCACACCGTCGCCGCGCTCCGCTTCAAACTCCCGGTACGCCGCATCCAGCTCCAGTTCTTCGGCGGCGTCTCCGAGATCGAGAAGGAGTCCGAGACCCCCGGCCGCGAATTCGTCCTGGCCTTCGTCGGCCCGCTCCTCTCCCTGATCCTCGCGGGCGTCTTCTACCTCGCCCTCCAGACCGTCGAACCCGGCACCGTCCCCGGAGTCCTGCTGGCCGGCCTGATGATC
Protein-coding sequences here:
- a CDS encoding response regulator transcription factor codes for the protein MAIRVLLVDDQPLLRTGFRMILEAEQDLAVVGEAGDGLQAIDQVRALQPDVVLMDIRMPRMDGVEATRQITGPGRDGPAKVLVLTTFDLDEYVVEALRAGASGFLLKDAPANELVQAIRVVAAGEAMLAPSITRRLLDKYAGHLPSGDEPVPDTLHTLTEREVEVLKLVSRGLSNAEIAADLFVSETTVKTHVGHVLTKLGLRDRVQAAVYAYESGLVRPGAQ
- a CDS encoding RecB family exonuclease yields the protein MEMSTEGAAESVSPVVLPSAPASLSPSRASDFMQCPLLYRFRVIDRLPEKPSEAATRGTLVHAVLERLFDAPAAERTPPRAKSLIPGQWDRLRESRPEVVELFADDPEGERLARWLGEAEQLVERWFGLEDPTRLEPAERELFVEAELDSGLKLRGIIDRVDVAPTGEVRIVDYKTGKAPRPEYAEGALFQMKFYALVVWRLKNVVPRRLQLVYLGSGDVLTYDPVLADLERVERKLLALWEAIREATETGVWRPRPTKLCGWCDHQAVCPEFGGTPPPYPLPVRVAPPVGE
- a CDS encoding site-2 protease family protein, which codes for MDESGGSGQPRSGNDQSTDRHSGSTAQTTDPAHPEPTTADTKLAQTENPAARATRDEQDDKHPEADKPAAPEPAKPAEPTQPDAPADTPGSTGATPRLAKSRAPRKPKDPGGGLLMGRPFGVPVYVAPSWFLVAALITWVFGGQLDRVLPELGAMRYLVSLFFAVAFYASVLVHELAHTVAALRFKLPVRRIQLQFFGGVSEIEKESETPGREFVLAFVGPLLSLILAGVFYLALQTVEPGTVPGVLLAGLMISNLIVAAFNLLPGLPLDGGRMLRAIVWKITGRPMTGTIAAAWVGRALAVSVLIGLPLLTQSGALGSSAEDSVGMDTVTDALLAAILAAIIWTGAGNSLRMARLREHLPELRARNLTRRAVPVETNTPLSEALRRANDAGARALVVVDPDGEPLSLVREAAIVGVPEHRRPWVAVSGLAQDLTDGMRVSAELSGEELLDALRATPASEYLVVEESGEIYGVLSAADVERAFVKAMARPN